ccagcccagcagggatgtgctggatgCACTGTCCATATTTAACATCCATTTCCTGTTGGCTGGAACAAGCTCCCCTCTCTCTGAATACTTTGCAATGTTCCACGGATGAGCTGGAAACTGGAATTAATTCGTTTATGTGCACTCAGTCAGGTGCATCCAGAACACTTCAGCTGCCAGGcttgcatttttattaattgaCCAAACAGGGCCAGGCAACCTCCTGCCTAATTGCTGGTCTGCTCCCTGGGGTTGTTTTGATCCCTGACTATTAGCACCTTCATGGACAAAACCTGTTCTGGGAATagcacaggctgctggccaTTCCCAAAAGGCAGTTTGAATGTGGGAATCCTATTTTGGCAGGGAAGAAGGAATTAAAGTGTTTGCTTGGTCGTTGTGCCCACAGACTCCTCCTCTGAGGAGTGAACTGTCACGTCCTTGTCAGCTCACAGGGATTAAACAAAATGCAAATCCctgcaggaaataaaatgtctcccatctttgtttatttgttcttttttaaggTAGAAGCTTGGCAAGACCCTGGAGACCTTACATGGAGTGTGGCTATCGTGGGACCTTCTGCCACAGGGGGAAATGCCCTCGTGGCAATGATTACCTGGGCTCCTGTCATTCTGGGTACAGCTGCTGTAGGTGGTAAGTTTAGGATTTGTCTGGGGCAAAGATGACTTCCCAAATCATCATTTGAATCCCAAGCAGCAGGATTTTCCTGATAATCATAATTCTGAAGATCCTTTCCTTTCTGTAGGTTGTAGTGTGGCTAACTGTGGAAAATCCCCAGGAGTGATCGCTTTTGCCATCGTTGGATTCAAGGAATTGTTGCAGCAGCCACCAAGGATTTATCATTCTCCTTTCAATAAAAGCAAGAGGTGGGGAGGTTGCATGGCTGCCCTGTGTGGTGTTGTCATTCATTTCCAAAAGTAATTCATTCCCCATGTCTTATTTCCATTAAGAATTTTAAACAAGAATTCTGAAATGAATCTAAACCTGCAAGGAATGTGTAGTACACAAACAAATTTTAAACAAGTGTTCTGACATTAATTTAAACCTGCCAGGAATGTGTAGTTCACCAAAATATTTACCCCTCTTGGACTGCTGATTGAGTGAGTGCTGGCAAGTTCTCCACACATGCCTGCTGGGGAATTCTCTGTCATGACTGAGATCAGTCACCATTTCCACTGGGAGCACAAAAATCTTCTCCAGTGTGACACTTCACAGCACATCTGCTCTGAAAACTTGGGGTTCCCACCTTCTGATCCAGAGCTTTCAGACCTGGGAACAGCATATTGTTTTGTTATGGGAACTAAAGTCACACTGACCAGGACAAATTGGTAATCTGAGGTCTGATTTTACCCTTGCCATTTCTGTCTGCCATAAATTTGGAGTGAATCTGCAAAATTTATATTGGCTGCAGTTGCAAATCAGGAGATCACAGTTCGACCTGTGACACTGCTTGAGGCAATTATAGAAACATTTGAGAGGCCAACCCCACTGTGCCTCTGATCACTTCTCTTCCAAGAGATTCAGCCTGAACTGTCCTGGACCACAACAGAAAACCTAGAAGgtgcaggctgctcagagaacTCCTGTCTCTGCACAGTCAGGAGCATCCTTGTCCTGGCAAGGAATCCTtggtgtccagagaagctgtggctgccccatccctggaaatgtccaaggccaggttggatggggcttagaacaacctgggacagtggaaggtgtccctgcccatggcagggagttggaattagattatttttaagatcccttcccatccaaaccattctgtgtttctgtgaaggGAAGAGCAGTAGTGGCTGAGTTTTTAAGGGAAGCAACCAATCCAAGTGCAAAGGACTGACTGGATGCCCTGAACTGCCCCAAAACATTTGCACAccctcacagaatcacagaatttttagGGTTGGAAGGccctctggagatcatccagtccaactcccctgccaaggcagggtcacctggagcatGTGTCACAGGAACACATCCAGGTGTGTTTGGAATGTCTCCAAAGAGGAAactccacagcctccctgggcagctgttcagtgctctgccaccctcaacataaagaagttttgtttttttttttgtttttttttttttttttaagtagaggtggaatttcttgtgtttcagtttatggccattgctcctcatcctgtggctgggcaccactgaaCAGAGTCAGTCACCATCGTCTGAAACCCCTTGGGGATGTTTATATGGATTGTTGAGATTCCCTCTCAgttttctccagactgaacaggcccagctccctcactCTGTGGGCCTGTTCAAAGCAGGTATTTCTGCAAATGCCTCTGGCACCATTGAAACCACAGCCTTGTGCAGGGCAGGAAGCTGGGCCAACAGCCTCCTCCAAGGGATCTCCCTGGATGGAAACCTCAGGAAGTTGCCAAGTGGAGCCAAACCAGCAATTTACAGTTGATGTCCTAAGAGATTTTTGCACAATCCATGCTAGGAGAATGTTTCACAAACTGGAATGGCACAAGATTTATGCTCAAGGACTGAGGACTTTGCAGGGAGAGTTCAGCCCCTGTAATTTTAGATTCATCTGCCTGTAGCCACCATCATGCAGAATCCAGGCTCATCATGCTTTAACTCACCACCACAAAGATCTGTCCTTGCCTTTATGGCTGGGCAATGGCTTCAAGAGCCAGTTTAGGGTGAAACAGGCTGAAACCCTCTAGGATCCATGCTCCACATCTCCTCCCTGCTTCTTATCCCAGTCCCATCTCCCCAGCACTCTACACATTCAAACTCATAGAATCcaagaatcataaaatggtttgggttggaaggggccttaaaatAATATAGAACCAACCCACCCACCATGaccagggacactttccactatcctAGAtttctccaagccctgtccaggctggccttggacacttccagggattaAGCTGATGCCTGTGCTAAAGAGCAATAGCATAGAGATGCAGCTAATTGCCCCCTTAATGAAGCCCGTAAGGAACCTGACTACTGGACATAGCTGCTCCCACTCCCTTCTCTCCTGGAGTTTTGATGCCAAGACAGCTCagcagatattaaaaaaagaattggGGCATggccttttccctttttctggcTGCAGCTGTAGGATCAGGATTTCCTTCAGTGGTGAAGGAACTAAGAAGCTGCCCTGAGTGCTCTGACTACCAGGGCAGAGTAGTAGTGATCCACCTGGGTACAGACTTGCAAATAGTTTGTACAATGTCCCTCACTGGGGAGTGACAGAACAATGAAATATGATGAGTTGTTTGGATCAAAGGCATATTCATGTATTGTCCAGAGgatctgtggctgccccataTCAGAAATAAGATATTTccaatgaaggaaggaatgatgaggagaaCTCTATTTTATTAGAaggttaattaattattatattatattatattatattatattatattatattatattatattatattatattatttatattataatttatttaatattatttatttgattttattttatactatattacattatatttaaATTGAATTTGTTAAGTATTTAACTGCACTCAACTGCACAGTATCTCATGACTATCAGCTGACAGTCCCGACACCCACATACTTGGATTTAATTGGTTAGTGAATTAAAACACTCACACTAGAATTTAATTACCAATTttttttagataaacaattttCTAAAATGTATTTCCCTTGTGAACAACTCAGgtgcagcaaatgagataaggattttctttttctctgaggatcAGACAATATGAATCTCAGAATATTTTTGGGACattgtgctttgcttttctctgtgaagagaaatgtggtgacagccccatccctggaagtgttcaaagacAGGTTGgaaagggcttggagcacctaCTGGAAGGtgtgcctgcccatggcagctggctggagcctcctggtcccttccaaaccaaatcattgagtgattccatgattcatGTGAGCGCTCACAAGTGTGTTTTTAACATCCATCCCCACACACATAAcatgtcaggacccaggacatccctctggctgtcctgagcagccaagacccctgccagggggctcagagaccctggcacagagcccaaaatgcccctgtggttttgattatgacctgtggagcaaattaccaaccttatatgaagatcagcaagccacgacaaattaagtagaatgaccatgaatttatcacaaggtgaaaaagtagattttagggtttttgatatgggggttcaggggggcaagatggaggaatctgggcatgtccagccttgctccttcttcttctcagcctccatcttctgctgtgatatTGGCACTAACAGATTGGTTtggagtagaagctcactgtctaacttaggtgataggtattgggaagtaattgtaaacattgtatacatagtttttagtataaaaagataacaccaaggcaggcagagtgcctctgactgtcttgctgagcagacctcagctggacaggagaaagaaatttatagataagatacaataaacaaccttgagaccaagaaaaatgaagagccctgactctttcttcaagcgccctgctgggaaaaaagctttttaacttttctcagggtcactctgaccagctagagaccCCAACAGTAGCACTTGATGAAACTGCAGCAAGGCTGAACACGTTTATGAAGATGCTCCATCAAACAGCAAAGGGTTACACACAGCAAACTCCACCAAACAAAGCCACAATTAAAGCTTGTCCTTCCTAGGGCTGTGGATGTCATCCCAAGTGGCGTCTTCCCAGTTATTTTCAAGTGAAGCATAGAGAGCTCGCTTCCCGCGGGGGGAGGAGGACAGAGCTCCTTTGTGTGATGAAAGCTGAGTGTTTGCCAAGGCCCAGCAAACAGGgatgctctctgtgtgtgtccccagagctgtccAGCAAACCACTGAGAAGTGCTTATGCAAGGCAGGATGACACA
This window of the Ammospiza nelsoni isolate bAmmNel1 chromosome 3, bAmmNel1.pri, whole genome shotgun sequence genome carries:
- the LOC132071668 gene encoding gallinacin-4-like; its protein translation is MKILPLLLVLLLVAFQGAAGRSLARPWRPYMECGYRGTFCHRGKCPRGNDYLGSCHSGYSCCRW